Genomic window (Helianthus annuus cultivar XRQ/B chromosome 3, HanXRQr2.0-SUNRISE, whole genome shotgun sequence):
aaggcacaGAAGATCATCGTCCCTCTCTCTTTGATTTCCAACCGGTTAGTAATGATGATATATTTCGATTATATGTGATATCATGTTGATTGTTATCATTCTGTTACgcgatgtaactagggtgtatgcTAGTAATATTGATTGAATGTTGATGTTAATTGGTAATGTTAATCGGTTCTCATGAATGGTGAATGTTCACATAGATCGGATTGTATGATGATAGATATAATCAGGTTTTTGTATGAATGATAACCAGTTAGGCTGCATGCTAATCCGATGATATGATTATGACTCGGTTTAGGTTTGTGTGCTAATCCGATTATTTGTtttgatgctgttatgaacatgctaatgatgatgatttcgaaggtgttatgaatatgattgattgTTGCATGGTTGTGAATAATTGCCATTTGATCCGATTTGTGAAACTGCcatagatgtttgctagaatcacggaatgatTGTTGCGAATGATTATGGTAATCTGTTACAAAATTGATATCCgcacggttgcgagtcggtacctccaattacgactcgaaacctcacaccgacacagcagcacgagccgcaatcatggttgcgagtcaggttgcgactcgtaaccaaaccatgacAAGCCGTGATCatctgttgcgactcgtaaccggctgttgcgactcgtaacccagttgcgactcgagatcattagttgcgactcgaggccTGTTATGCCCGCACACACTGGTTGGACCTTGCACTACCACGGGCCCAATAGATTGGGCCAATTAATTGGACTGCTTGGGCCGGTAAATATTGAGCCTACCTGTTTAAACCGTACGAGTTGTATTGCTTGACTGTTAAAGTATTGGGCCATAAGTATATTCGGTTGGACTGCTATATAGTTGGGCCGGGTGCTGTTGGACTTATTAGAACAGTACAAGTATATGTGTTGTGATTGTTACTTGCATTGCTCAACTGTCAAACATTGCCATGATTTACatgtgatagtaacgtgttagtttatgtgatgcatacgtgtactaccttagtcaaaacctgacttgattaataaccatgataggacgtggttgaccatttactagcttactcgtactctttgtgtatctgccgagcaaaccaaggtgagttcacacagccaaggcatgggattcccgggttgggaattgggttggatatgttgatattgaaagagttactcgtacttacgcattcactagactatagaccatcgtcctcaggatagtcaggacacgttacgtaaagcctacgtaacccagtatttgccatttgtctcccgggtcgggaggacacgttacgtaaagcctacgtaacccaataccttctactgtcttccgggtcggaaggacacgctgcataaagcctacgtagcccccacgcgtaccactgtcctcggggaagggcacgtcacgtaaagcctacgtgacccagtacgtattcctgttctcggtaaagaagaacacatggttggaagttagtctagtaagtaccactgatgagaagccctcattagtaaggataaacgtgggaagccccccaccgataatataaacacaaggtttgggaagcccccacctttagtacacactagtatgggaagcccccactagttatacttatgcactatgttatgaacttgctttctgtgaactcgctcaactagtttgttgattatttgctgcatgccttgcaggaccttaggtacattatggagcttgcacagggaggagcaggtcgttgtgggatctggatcatgaacgatattcgAACTCATAATTATTTCgagattacattactatgcttccgctatttaaacgatgtttggttttgaaacatcaatcatgtcatgatgatttgcattaattacttttattattaaatgctatgtttgatatgattgatggcttgatcctggtcagtcacgcctccaagcggtggtactccgcgtgtgggattttgggggtgtgacattcaatTCTTGTTTTCTTATAGAGAATGAAGATGTagtaaaaaacaaaatgaaaaggTGAAAGGGATAGTGCATGACAAGGCTTGAGCAAACTTAAAGAAATGGAATTTGAGTATTGTGCATCATTTTAACTTTTTTACTTTTGCTCACATTGAGATAGACTATTATTTTGTTCTTATTTGGCCTTAGTGCCTTTTAAAACTCCTAAAGTGGTATTACTTTCAAAACAATTGTAGGGGGTAAGTTTTTGTATGGTTTGTGCTTGAAACATTTGAAACAAATTATTTGTTTTGGCATGAACCATTACTCAATACAACCTTATTATAttatatgtttgtttgtttggtatGTTACCATTTCCCAGTTCACACCCATATGTTTGTTTCTAGCGATTTTGTTTTTTGGCCATTGTAATAGACACAAAAATCAATATCTTGTTGTGATTAATTGGTGAAAAATCGGTACTAAACGGGTACCATTTTGAAAAACTGGTATCGAACCGGTACCGGAACCGGTATagtatttttggtaccggtatcggtaccaAGTTTTAGTGAAAATCGGTTTCGGTAATTTTGGTACCGGTATCGATTGGGTACCggaccggtaccgagctcatccctactaCAAAGGCTTTCATCATGAAATGTTGGCTGCTGCACATAAGTGTACATGGATTTCACCATGAGATGTTTGCACATTAGGTCAATTGAAGCATTCGACTTCGACATTGATGTGATTAGGGTCAAATGACACTGGGTATAATTTAAGTTGATGGTATTGTTTGTATGAGATGTTTGTTTGATGTGCTTAGGATCAAATAACATCAGTGTACATGGATTTCACCATGAGATGTTTGCTGCGCATAAGCCTTTTGTTGGTTTATAGGATAATTTAAGTTGATGGTATTGTTTGTTTGATATGGGTGCAAAGAGCGTAGGATTAGTCTATTGTATGCATAAATGTTTGTTTGATAAGGATGCAGGGAGCATAGGATTAGTCTACTTCAAGTTCGATAATTCAAACCCAATGCAACATCTAAAGGTCAAAGCTAGTTCAATATCGAATGTCAAACCCAACCTAAATTTAAATTTAGATTCAGTTGTTAATAAGTTGTTATTTGTAACATCATTAGGAATTATATTAGGGGGATTAATTGTTATCTGGCTTTAATTACTAGGTTTAGGAATTAGTTTTGAAATTGGAGGGAATGTGTTGGGTATAACTGCAGGGATCGAAATGGTAAGTAAAGTTGTAGGGTATTTTAATCTTTTCACATATATTCAAACAACCATTTAACACTAGGGACTTGATTGTGAGCAATTAACAACCACAGGGTAACTGGATTGTTGAATTTTTTGAAGTGAGGGTTGAACCTGTGATTAggtgtaaaccacagggactgaaactaTACTTTACTCAAGAAATTTTTTAAGTTGGAATTAATGTTGGGCAatgggtgaaaaataaaaatggttaatttaatACAAACATGTTTCTGATGAGAAAAATGCATCAGAAATCtgaaaacaataataaataaacatgtttctGATGAGAAAAATACATGTCTCCCAATAAGACTAGATTGTCATTTGACTTGTCCAGCATATCCTCTACTTTATTTTTGCATTATTCTTGTAGAACTTTTCAAACACACATGAGACACTAGATTCTTCAAATATCAATTTCAAACCCAAAAGCTCAATAAAACTCCCACAGATTCCAGCTTTTTTCAAACACCTACATCTCTCTTTATCTCAAAACCTCCATGGAAGATTACAGATCAAGATCAATATCAAGATCATACAATTACAGTGATGACAGAGATGTGCAAATAGAGAGATACCATGGTGGGATAGGACCAAGAAGATCCAACTTTGAAACCAACCAACCTTATAATTTGAGGTCTTATAGTGTTTCATATGGTCCACCGCCAAGAACCAATATGGATCTTGTTGTTGCAGGCACTGGTAGAGATGTTGACTTCAAGAATCAAAAGTCAACTACAAAATCATGGAGTTTTAATGATCCTGAGTTCCAAAGGAAGAAGAGAGTTGCAAGCTATAAAGTCTACTCTGTTGAAGGAAAAGTCAAAGGGTCTTTTAGGAAGAGTTTCAGATGGATTAAAGATAAGTACACCCATGTTGTTTATGGATGGTGGTAAATTGATATTATATATACAAAATGATTTGCATCTGTTTATGTTTGATGTATTGTTTTCACTTTTATTCTCTAATGATTTTGtgaaaacaaaaatattgtttttttttttttttttgatgtgaTGTGATTGCATATAAAACGAAGGATTCAGTTTTAGTTTATAAGATTCTCTCTTCTTGTGAAGATGATTTTCTGGATTTAAGTGTGATGAAGGGTATTCTAGATATTTAATAGTTGAGAAATTTGTATTAGGGTAAATTTTGTGTATTGTGGTATATTCATATTGAGTATTGTAAGAGCCTTATGTTTATAGCCCAAGTTTGCCATCTAAGAAATTAAAAACCTGGAGTTTCACTTGTTTcctatgtaattttttttttcgaacaATATGATGAATTTTATTTCACACGAAAAagacaattacaaagcaatggcaggtagtcgggcaacaagttgcgccgccacccccttttaaatagaaaaaccaattctactaaatacaaagtttgaaacctttagcgacgaaggATTACTGTcaacgactttttgaacccgattcaagagtcgcacagcgtcaggagcgagaccaccaaaggtatcaaacgcaaacgggacaaacacatgttgattctcccggcaggctttctcatgttttgccactttgctcgcctctgccttgagcaccgcttgccctacAACAAAGCCCTATGTAActattttaaaaagaaattataTGCATGTAtaaatgttatataataataataataataaaaataatacatGACATTATCTGTTCAATGATTTTTATTATAACTATAGGGTTAATTTATTGTATAAAGTCTTCTAATTGTAACAAATGTAAGAAGCTTTTATAGAGTGATAAGTGTTCAATAGCATAAAACCTAAACTCATTACACCACCatccaaaacctaaaccccccacccaccgcaaaaaaaaaaaaaaaaaaaaaaacaaaaaacaaaacaaaacaaaaaaacaaaacaaaacaaaaaaaaagctatacctcaccaaaaaacctaaccctcccctccccccccccctcaaaaaaaaaaaaaaaaaccctaaaaaaatatAGTTTGGGGgtaggggtttaggtttttgggtggtggtgggtgtttagggtttttttttttttttttttttttttttttttttttgtgtagtgggtttatttttaGGAATCTTTGTacactttttatttttaggagtctttgtatttgatcctaatctaTAACTATATATATTGTTCGATGTAAATATATTATGTTGTACGAAATAAATATTACAATATTTATATGAATAATAAGCTCTTTCGTGAACCATATCAAATTTGTTATATGAACCTTAGCTAGACTGAGCTCATTTATGTAAAAGAACTTTAATTTATACATGATAACGTTTAAGATCGGTTTAAGTTTTACACAAAAATATCATGAATTCCCCGCCTAAGTGGCGAAAATGGATCATGGGTGTCTTGACTTTGGCCAAGTCCCTAGTCCTCATCAATGGGTCCCCGACGTATGAATTTCATTTTCAACGGGAGGTTAGGCAAGGGGACCCGCTTTCTCTTTTTCTCTTCATAATGGGTATGGAGGCGCTCTCTAGTATGTTAAAAAAGGCGGAGGAGGTGGAATTATTCAAAGGCTTCAAATGTCCTAAAAATGGCCCAACCTTGTCTCATCTTTTCTTTCCGGACGATGCTCTAATTATTGGTAAATGGGATGTCGTAAACGCCCTCAACATGGCCCGTATTTTGAGATGTTTTTATGTGATTTCGGGTTTGAAAATAAATTATGCCAAATCAAATCTTATGGGAGTGGGGGTGTCCAAAGAAGAGATAGAGCATATGGCAAGTTGTATTGGGTGTAGGCCAGCCGCTTTACCTTGCATGTATTTGCGATTGCCTATTGGTTCAAATATTAATCGGATGGCTAGTTGGGATCCTGTTATACAAGCGTTTGATAAAAGGTTGTCGTTATAGAAAGCTTCGGTCTTGTCGATTGGGGTTAGACTTACCCTCTTAAAGGCAGTTATGAAGACGCTTCCAACTTATTTCTTCTCGCTGTATCGGGCACCCGTGGCCGTCATAAAAAAACTAGAGGCTAAAAGAAGGACGTTTTTTTTTTCGGGAGGCAATGAAGAGAAGCATAAGATAAAGTGGGCTAAGTGGGATAGAGTTTGCATGCACAAAGAAGCAGGGGGTTTGGGTCTAACGCCTCTTAGAGACGCCAACATCGCCCTCCTCACAAAGTGGTTGTGGCGTTTTAGGACTCAACCAAATGCGCTTTGGAGGAAGGTAATTGGGTCCTTGCATTCCAACAATAGATGTTGGCCGGTTCTCCCGCACTTTAAAAGCTTGGCGGGTACTTGGAGTTCTACAGCAAAGTTGGGTAATCATCTAGCTCATACGAATCTGAATTTAAACTCGTTAATCATGGGAAAAGTGGGTAAAGGAGATATTATTAGGTTCTGGGTAGATCCCCGGATCACCTCAGAACCGTTAAAAAATTCCTTTCCCAGTTTATTCAAGCTGGAAAAAGACAAGTCTTGTATGATTCAAGACATGTATGAGATGCAGAGTGGTTCGGTTCTCTGGAAATGGAGACGGAAAAGACAGAGTATGAATCAAATGGAAACGAACGAGTTGGAGTCGCTGATGGGCATGCTTCAGCAGGTTCGGCCCAATTCTCTTTCGGATCGTTGGTTATGGCTTCCAGATAAACAAGGGGAGTTTTCGGTTGCCTCAATGAAGGCTGTGCTTGCTGAATCTTACTGTGCTTCAGTCCCGTTTATTTTGGAGTGGAATAATTGGGTCCCATTGAAAGTGAACATTATGGCTTGGAAGGCTGAGATGGGTAGACTTCCAACCCTTACGGCCTTACGTTCTAAGAATGTGCATGTCGGTTCAGTGGTATGCAAGCTTTGTGGGAGCGAAGACGAGTCAAGTGAACATCTTTTCACCTCATGCTTTTTCGCTAGTCACGTTTGGCGAGCTGTGGCGGCTTGGTGTAAAGTACCGCCCATATACGCTTTTTCTATAAAAGATCTCCTGATGGCTCACAAAGAACAAAGGATGGATAGGCGTTTAGAAAATGTTTTTTATGGAGTGATAATGACGGCGTGTTGAGGTATTTGGAAAGCAAGGAATGAAGCCGTCTTCTCCGGAGCAACGGTTAATGTCGCAAAAACAGTGGAAGACATCAAGTCGTTAAGTTTTCTTTGGATAAAAAATAGATCTCCGTTTACCTCTTTGTCATGGAAAAATTGGTGTACTTTTATTGTGTAATTTTTTGTTGTTGTTCTCTAGTTCCTGGCTAGTTGTTGGTTATGAAATATctccattcaaaaaaaaaaaaaaagaaaaaaagaaaaagaaacggTCCGTGTCGTTTACTCCTTCAAAGTCAACTTGTTATAATTTGTCATATGGTATCCATGCTTTCTTGTCCTTCCTTATTGTGTGGTTGTGAATTTTATGCACGAAACCCTGAATTGGCTACCATACACAACAACCAGTTTTATCCACTTGGATATTCTTCTCATTTACGAATTATCGTCAATAAAATAACATTTCCATAAATTCCATCTGTAACTCTGTAAGGATATATTTTGAATTCTTCTCATTTACGAATTATCGTCAATAAATAACATTTCGATAAATTCCATCTGTAAggatttattttaaataattatagTTGTTCGTtgttggacttaataatatgtttGTTGCTTAATGAATTGCTGGAAACCTATAAGCAATTATGTCGAAAAAAGAAATTATTCGTTTGTATAGTATAGTTTTGTGTTCTTTATTTATAAGTATTATaaggtttttatttatttatgtatttttgTTTTAACTTTCTAAGACAAACTGAATGAAAGATACCGATCCTCACAATTAATCTTTAGCGTTAACTTTATTTATCAACTAGTAACTGAGCTCGTGTCTTGCGACGGAGTTGTAGGAGGATACTGATAAGGATGTAATTGTTATCTGGCATATGGTATATTAGATTGTTTGGGTTGTTATCTAAATGACAATAAAAATAAGCAAGCAATACGGTTAAGTAAAAAGGTTTTGAGTTAAAAGTTAGTTTAGTTATAATGGGTTGAGAAAAGAGAGATTAAATTTGTTACATGGTGTATTGAAGGGTTAATATAGACCATGTAGGCTTTAATGTAAACAGCTTTACAGCGGACACTTGGTGAGAGTTCGATCGATATCACACACTATAAAAAAGGATTAAGAAAACCAAAAAAAGGTTGTAATATTAAGCAAAATAATATCTAAATGTGTTTAGTTCGTTGTAGCCGCAACTTGGCTCTAAACATCGAAACGTAATGACACAATAATACGTCCTAATTTAAACAAATCGTGATCGTATATCGATATCAACCCTACGAAGAAAATTAACATTGAAATGctaataaaaataaacaagttattaAATACGTATCGTAATGCAAGGGTTTTAACATTAAAAATAACATAtgtataataaaattaaatataaaaataatatattaacaACCAGTGGTGAATAAGAACCGTTACAATTAATAGTTTAGAAATTAAAGTCAATAAGCTTTTACTATAgataaaaacaaaactaaattttTTTTGAGTTCTTATATTTTAATGGTTTAACcatttaaattaaaaataaaaaaagtttaatACCTTAAGTACCTAAAGTCTGATTTTATAACTCTTTGAGTCCAATTTATAACATCATTAACCAAATCTGCAAGCTTTTTGTGAAAAGACTGAAATGCCCctactaattaaaaataataatttatattttcTATCTCTCTTCTTTACACAACCACTCTCACTTTCTCTCTCCCTTCTTTCTCAAACTCCACCACCATAATACATCACCGTTGCCACCACTATAAACCACCACAACATCACCACCCCAAAAATCCCCAAAACCAAATCTATAATCTTTCACAACCCAAAAACTAACGTCAACCGTCACCCTTTACTACCTGGCTTAAATCCCCAAAACCAACTAGATCATCATCTTCTACCGACCTACCTTCTCTCTCACCGGAAAATCGATCAGAAGTTGGGTTTGGGTGCTGCACTGTTGGGGTGTTTGTAGTCGATGGTGTTAGACGACGCATGACAGTAAGACTTCCATTGATACGAAATTAACGGAAGACCATTTGGATGAAATCACACCTTTCCTAGCCAGATATGTATGGTCCATTAGACCTCTTTTCTCTTGCCGATGGTAGGGTGTTTGTAGTGATGGTGTGATGGTGGTTGTTGTGCGGCGGGGAGGGTGCTAGTAGTGTGCGGCGAGAAGGGTGGTGGTGATGTGGTAGAGGTGCAGTGGGGATGGAGGCGGTGGAggtgtggtggtgatggtggtggtgcggtggtggaaggtggtggtggaggtggtgtaGTTGAGGTGCAttgaggatggtggtggtgcggtggtggatggtggtggtaggATGTCCAGATGAGAGAGAAAGTAAGTGCGGGTGAAATGTTTGTGTATGTGTGTATTATTCTGTTATATATAATATTGTTTTTATATATAACTAGGActgcgacccgccgcaatgcggccggaattctttagttataactaagtcgatgtAGGACCCGCACATTATGTTAAACCTATCGAATGGGGAAAAactagacgatgtaaaaacgttcacacacacacgcacgttgcgtcatgttaactcgcaaaatttagaacgaaacgtaaaaatgttaaaccaaagacgcgcgttgcgatgtgttaagtcacaaaatttagaaccaagcataaagcgaaaaatttgcgaaaaataaaaactataaaggaccaaagttgaaagtaaaaaaagttatgagaatagattgcaaaagataaaaagttttaggttaaaagtaaaaaaaaaacaaatagttttgggttaaaattaatttatgaaatacttttggatgaaaagtaaaaaaaaaaatcaatttttcttgGAAAACCCCCAATGCCAatgttacgacaaccatatgcataaacatttttttctttgaaaaccccccaaagcacaccccacgttgggggggggggggcgtaaaacggtgtcaaatagtactaatgtcacacaaccatcatcgaccaccaacactgactcgacgcaggatatgcgtgttgcgacgaacctgtcaaatatggaaaattagaagtaaaaacgttgaaccacacattcaagttgcgtcgtattaacttgaAAAAATTAGAAccatacgtaaaacgaaaatttgcaaaagatgaaaagtataagtgacaaaagttgtgaagttaaattgaaaataatgaaaagttttaggttaaagttaaaaaaacaaattatgtagggttaaaattgtaaaaggtaaaacctttggattaaaagtaaaaaatcaacttttttttgaaatatgtccaaagcacaatgtacaactcaTGATGCACATATAACTTgctaatttatatatggaataatatgaAAATCTTTGTATTAAAAACTTGTTCCTTATATCCATGTGCATTAAAGAGTTGTACTTTATGtgtaaatgactaaaatgccttTGTATTTAATTGACTTGATGGATGGTGTTAgtaaattggactcaaaagggtTATAAAATGAGACTAAAGATACTCAGGGCATTAATCCTTATGACTTtgaactcaagtggttaaaactactaaaacacagggactcaaaaagtaatttactataaAAACAATATTAGTTCACCTCTTAGGATAATTTACTATCATTATAACAAATAATTAAACAAACACGCCTAAAAAACTTAGTCGTAATAAAAGCTAATAGTAGGATATGAGAAATATGTCCTCTACCATAGAGATGTAAGAGATTGCTCTCACTAAGACTAACCACTAAATAAACCTACTAAAAGTAATGGTAGAAAGCACCTGTTGCATAAAAGTGATGAGAgaacaaaaattaaataaattatattAACACAAAATAATGATAATAGTAACTTACCCTTTTTGTCATGTAGATGTATAAATAATTACGACTTTTGTCCTTAGGTTTCAATAGTTATGCTTGATATCCTTTGCGTTTATTGTTTGTAATAAATTTCTTCCTTTTTACAGATGGACATTAATTTTAACGGCTAAGTATAATCATGTGCAATACACATGAGATCATTTTACTCTTTTTAATCTCCATTTAACTTGTCTTTTAGAAAAATCCCACCTCGCGCACCTTTTTCCATTGTATTAGTAATGATAATCGTATAACCCAAACACGACATTTTTTATTATATGTTAATCGAGGTTAACTCAagatctgtgacaactcgtatttcgaacc
Coding sequences:
- the LOC110929326 gene encoding uncharacterized protein LOC110929326, with protein sequence MEDYRSRSISRSYNYSDDRDVQIERYHGGIGPRRSNFETNQPYNLRSYSVSYGPPPRTNMDLVVAGTGRDVDFKNQKSTTKSWSFNDPEFQRKKRVASYKVYSVEGKVKGSFRKSFRWIKDKYTHVVYGWW
- the LOC110931743 gene encoding uncharacterized mitochondrial protein AtMg01250-like translates to MGVLTLAKSLVLINGSPTYEFHFQREVRQGDPLSLFLFIMGMEALSSMLKKAEEVELFKGFKCPKNGPTLSHLFFPDDALIIGKWDVVNALNMARILRCFYVISGLKINYAKSNLMGVGVSKEEIEHMASCIGCRPAALPCMYLRLPIGSNINRMASWDPVIQAFDKRLSL